One part of the Eulemur rufifrons isolate Redbay chromosome 16, OSU_ERuf_1, whole genome shotgun sequence genome encodes these proteins:
- the KRT78 gene encoding keratin, type II cytoskeletal 78 → MSLSPCRAQRGFSTRSACSMRSGGRSRGSFSSRSLSSSRGCPGGSRGRTWGSGGRLGVRFGEGSGRSGFSLCPPGGIQEVTIDPNLLTPLKIEIDPQFQVVRTQETQEIRTLNNQFASFIDKVRFLEQQNKVLETKWHLLQQQGVSGSPQDLQPAFEAYLAQLRKQLEQLQRERGSLDAELKACQDQEEEYKAKYEEEARKRATAENDFVVLKKDVDGVFLSKMELEGKLAALREHICFLKRLYEEELGQLHTEVSDTSVVLSMDNNRCLDFSDIIAEVRARYEQITQTSKAEAEALYQTKYQELQVSAQLHGDSMKETKVQISQLHQEIQRLQSQIENLKKQNADLQAAIAGAEQHGEAALKDAQAKLDELEAALRAAKQELARLLHDYQELMSTKLSLDVEIATYRRLLEVEECRMSGEYTSQVTVSVVGGSAIVSGGVGGSLGGSSGLGGGKGSFGSYCSSIVTGGSSAIPGSKEAPVWGSCSVSGSSSGSGSSGHTILKKTVESSLKTSITY, encoded by the exons ATGTCTCTCTCCCCGTGCCGGGCCCAGAGGGGCTTCAGTACTCGCTCAGCCTGTTCTATGCGCTCAGGGGGCCGCAGCAGGGGCAGCTTCAGCAGCAGGAGCCTCAGTTCCTCCAGGGGGTGCCCAGGAGGGTCTCGTGGGAGGACCTGGGGGTCAGGGGGAAGGCTGGGGGTGCGgtttggggaggggagtggcAGGTCTGGGTTTTCCCTGTGCCCTCCGGGGGGCATCCAAGAAGTGACCATCGACCCGAATCTGCTGACCCCATTGAAGATTGAGATTGACCCCCAGTTCCAGGTGGTGCGGACACAGGAGACCCAAGAGATCAGAACTCTCAACAACCAGTTTGCTTCCTTCATTGACAAG GTGCGGTTCCTGGAGCAGCAGAACAAGGTCCTGGAGACCAAGTGGCACCTGCTGCAGCAGCAGGGCGTGAGTGGCAGCCCCCAGGACCTGCAGCCTGCCTTTGAGGCCTACCTGGCCCAGCTCAGGAAGCAGCTGGAGCAGCTCCAGAGGGAACGAGGGTCCCTGGATGCTGAGCTGAAGGCCTGCCAGGACCAGGAGGAGGAGTACAAGGCCAA GTATGAGGAGGAGGCCCGAAAGCGTGCCACGGCTGAGAATGACTTTGTGGTCCTCAAGAAG gACGTGGATGGGGTTTTCCTGAGCAAGATGGAGCTGGAAGGCAAGCTGGCAGCTCTGCGAGAGCACATCTGCTTCTTGAAGCGTCTGTATGAAGAA GAGCTGGGCCAGCTCCACACCGAGGTCAGCGACACGTCTGTGGTGCTGTCCATGGACAACAACCGCTGCCTGGACTTCAGCGACATCATTGCCGAGGTCCGCGCCCGGTATGAGCAGATCACCCAGACCAGCAAGGCGGAGGCAGAGGCGCTGTACCAGACCAAG TACCAGGAGCTTCAGGTGTCTGCCCAGCTTCATGGGGACAGCATGAAGGAAACCAAAGTCCAGATCTCCCAGCTGCACCAGGAGATCCAGAGGCTGCAGAGTCAGATCGAGAACCTCAAGAAGCAG AACGCTGACCTGCAGGCCGCCATTGCTGGTGCCGAGCAGCATGGGGAGGCGGCCCTCAAGGACGCTCAGGCCAAGCTGGACGAGCTGGAGGCTGCCCTGAGAGCAGCCAAGCAGGAGCTGGCGCGGCTGCTGCATGACTACCAGGAGCTGATGAGCACGAAGCTGTCCCTGGACGTGGAGATCGCCACCTACCGCAGGCTGCTGGAGGTCGAGGAGTGCAG GATGTCTGGGGAGTACACCAGCCAGGTCACTGTCT CCGTGGTGGGAGGCAGCGCCATCGTGTCTGGAGGAGTTGGTGGAAGCCTGGGCGGCTCTAGTGGACTCGGAGGCGGGAAAGGCAGCTTTGGGTCCTACTGCTCCAGCATCGTGACTGGCGGCTCCAGCGCCATCCCAGGCTCCAAGGAGGCCCCTGTTTGGGGGTCCTGCTCTGTGTCTGGCTCCAGCTCTGGCTCCGGCTCCAGCGGCCACACCATCCTGAAGAAAACAGTCGAGTCAAGTCTAAAGACATCCATCACGTACTGA